Proteins from one Chelonia mydas isolate rCheMyd1 chromosome 14, rCheMyd1.pri.v2, whole genome shotgun sequence genomic window:
- the LOC102931958 gene encoding zinc finger protein RFP isoform X2 produces MAAESPVESLQEEATCPVCLEYFTGPVTLECGHNFCRACIAQCWEGPDTAASCPQCRETVQQGNLRPNRQLANVVEIAKRLSFQTAKGTGGDGGCGEHQETLKLFCEEDQTPICVICRESRAHRTHRVVPIQEAAQEYKERIQAHLKTLREEREKLLGFKVIGEGKSLEYLKQAQTKRQKVVSEFQQLRQLLEEQERLQLAQLEKLDEEIVRIQNENVSKQTKHISHLSELISEMDGKCQKPASAFLQDVRSTLSRWEKGKFQQPEEISPELEEQVSDFSQKTLPLLEALRKFEDTLPSALERKRGQPRGTHRQASDTFLAVSLPLGMEQPQQGEQGAEASGSK; encoded by the exons ATGGCTGCAGAGAGCCCCGTGGAAAGTCTCCAGGAGGAAGCGACATGTCCCGTCTGTCTGGAGTATTTCACAGGCCCTGTCACTCTGGAGTGTGGGCACAATTTCTGCAGAGCCTGCAtcgcccagtgctgggagggacccgacacagctgcctcctgccctcagtgcagagaaactgtgCAACAGGGAAACCTCAGGCCCAACAGGCAGCTGGCAAATGTTGTAGAAATTGCCAAACGGCTGAGTTTCCAGACAGCAAAGGGAACAGGAGGGGACGGGGGGTGTGGGGAACACCAGGAGACTCTGAAACTGTTCTGTGAAGAGGATCAAACCCCCATCTGTGTGATCTGCAGAGAGTCCCGGGCTCACCGCACTCACAGGGTGGTTCCCATACAGGAAgctgcccaggagtacaag GAAAGAATCCAGGCCCATTTGAAgactctgagggaagagagagaaaagctccTGGGATTTAAAGTGATTGGAGAGGGGAAAAGCCTGGAGTATCTG AAACAAGCACAAACCAAGAGGCAGAAGGTTGTATCTGAATTTCAGCAACTGCGGCAGCTCCTGGAGGAACAAGAGCGACTCCAACTGGCCCAGCTGGAAAAGCTGGACGAGGAGATTGTGAGGATCCAGAATGAAAATGTCAGTAAACAAACCAAGCATATTTCCCATCTCAGCGAGCTGATCAGTGAGATGGATGGGAAGTGTCAGAAGCCAGCAAGTGCATTCCTGCAG gatGTCAGAAGCACCTTGAGCAG gtgggagaaggggaagttccagcagccagaggagatTTCTCCTGAACTGGAAGAGCAAGTCAGTGATTTCTCCCAGAAAACTCTTCCTCTATTGGAGGCTCTGAGGAAGTTCGAAG ACACTCTGCCGTCTGCACTGGAGAGAAAAAGAGGGCAACCACGAGGAACCCACAGACAGG
- the LOC102931958 gene encoding zinc finger protein RFP isoform X1, translated as MAAESPVESLQEEATCPVCLEYFTGPVTLECGHNFCRACIAQCWEGPDTAASCPQCRETVQQGNLRPNRQLANVVEIAKRLSFQTAKGTGGDGGCGEHQETLKLFCEEDQTPICVICRESRAHRTHRVVPIQEAAQEYKERIQAHLKTLREEREKLLGFKVIGEGKSLEYLKQAQTKRQKVVSEFQQLRQLLEEQERLQLAQLEKLDEEIVRIQNENVSKQTKHISHLSELISEMDGKCQKPASAFLQDVRSTLSRWEKGKFQQPEEISPELEEQVSDFSQKTLPLLEALRKFEDTLPSALERKRGQPRGTHRQGEIAASSQCWRLSVAPALVPFPQGPAPWPGQKPELGSHPGSPSSTGCTLHLPWCGTLRGAGTWGGDCS; from the exons ATGGCTGCAGAGAGCCCCGTGGAAAGTCTCCAGGAGGAAGCGACATGTCCCGTCTGTCTGGAGTATTTCACAGGCCCTGTCACTCTGGAGTGTGGGCACAATTTCTGCAGAGCCTGCAtcgcccagtgctgggagggacccgacacagctgcctcctgccctcagtgcagagaaactgtgCAACAGGGAAACCTCAGGCCCAACAGGCAGCTGGCAAATGTTGTAGAAATTGCCAAACGGCTGAGTTTCCAGACAGCAAAGGGAACAGGAGGGGACGGGGGGTGTGGGGAACACCAGGAGACTCTGAAACTGTTCTGTGAAGAGGATCAAACCCCCATCTGTGTGATCTGCAGAGAGTCCCGGGCTCACCGCACTCACAGGGTGGTTCCCATACAGGAAgctgcccaggagtacaag GAAAGAATCCAGGCCCATTTGAAgactctgagggaagagagagaaaagctccTGGGATTTAAAGTGATTGGAGAGGGGAAAAGCCTGGAGTATCTG AAACAAGCACAAACCAAGAGGCAGAAGGTTGTATCTGAATTTCAGCAACTGCGGCAGCTCCTGGAGGAACAAGAGCGACTCCAACTGGCCCAGCTGGAAAAGCTGGACGAGGAGATTGTGAGGATCCAGAATGAAAATGTCAGTAAACAAACCAAGCATATTTCCCATCTCAGCGAGCTGATCAGTGAGATGGATGGGAAGTGTCAGAAGCCAGCAAGTGCATTCCTGCAG gatGTCAGAAGCACCTTGAGCAG gtgggagaaggggaagttccagcagccagaggagatTTCTCCTGAACTGGAAGAGCAAGTCAGTGATTTCTCCCAGAAAACTCTTCCTCTATTGGAGGCTCTGAGGAAGTTCGAAG ACACTCTGCCGTCTGCACTGGAGAGAAAAAGAGGGCAACCACGAGGAACCCACAGACAGGGTGAGATTGCAGCCTCTTCCCAGTGCTGGCGCCTCtctgtggccccagccctggtccccttcccccaaggccctgccccatggccaggccagaagccagagctgggctcaCACCCAGGGAGCCCGAGCAGCACTGGGTgcaccctccacctgccctggtgTGGCACACTCCGGGGAGCGGGGACATGGGGCGGGGACTGCTCTTAG